In a single window of the Streptomyces sp. NBC_01471 genome:
- a CDS encoding HD family hydrolase, which translates to MTTPMPASEAEDPLLDLAEMSLDISPRLAEQIAFIAETDRLKAVLRLSPLLSAPRRENDAEHSWHLALMVLVLAEYANEPINVERTLKLVLVHDLVEIYAGDTCLFDDEARKDQAQREAAAAGRLFAILPADQEAEFHGLWDEFEARRTPEARFAKAMDRLQPLLLNAGNQGGTWRSPGVTGARVRERTSAIDDGSRALWSCTEELLALGVRKGWLTPG; encoded by the coding sequence ATGACCACACCGATGCCCGCGTCCGAGGCCGAGGATCCACTACTGGACCTCGCGGAGATGTCGCTCGACATCTCTCCACGCCTCGCGGAGCAGATCGCCTTCATCGCCGAGACCGACCGGCTGAAAGCAGTGCTCCGGTTGAGCCCTCTGCTGTCCGCACCTCGCAGGGAGAACGACGCCGAGCACTCCTGGCACCTGGCTCTGATGGTGCTCGTCCTCGCGGAGTACGCGAACGAGCCGATCAACGTCGAACGCACACTGAAGCTTGTTCTGGTCCACGACCTCGTGGAGATCTACGCGGGTGACACATGCCTCTTTGACGACGAGGCACGGAAGGACCAGGCACAGCGTGAAGCGGCCGCCGCGGGCCGGCTGTTCGCCATACTTCCCGCCGACCAGGAGGCGGAGTTCCACGGGTTGTGGGACGAGTTCGAAGCGCGGCGGACCCCCGAGGCGAGGTTCGCCAAGGCGATGGACCGTTTGCAGCCCCTGCTGTTGAACGCCGGGAACCAGGGAGGCACCTGGCGTTCCCCGGGCGTCACGGGCGCGCGGGTGCGTGAACGCACCTCCGCCATCGATGACGGTTCGCGCGCGCTGTGGAGCTGCACGGAGGAGCTGCTCGCGCTGGGTGTCAGGAAGGGCTGGCTGACACCCGGATAA
- a CDS encoding response regulator transcription factor: MRLALVADDAITGEGARAYLSMINGLTVLPPELRGEADVILVLAGRFTTATMAELEAAARAAAHVPAVLVADSISQSHLLRAISHGLVGYLVRTRTTWEEAVRVVFDSRAGGTVFPDHMIRLLIDQTRAGLAHPSIAERDRLLMADLSARETEVLELFAEGLSTAEVARRLSYAERTIKTVLSGVLLRLNLRNRAHAVAYALRIGAI; encoded by the coding sequence TTGCGGCTGGCGCTGGTCGCGGATGACGCGATCACCGGCGAGGGGGCGAGAGCCTATCTGAGCATGATCAACGGCCTGACCGTGCTGCCGCCCGAACTCCGCGGCGAAGCCGACGTGATCCTCGTCCTGGCCGGCCGCTTCACCACAGCGACCATGGCCGAACTGGAGGCGGCGGCACGCGCCGCGGCCCACGTGCCGGCGGTCCTGGTCGCGGACTCCATCAGCCAGAGCCACCTGCTGCGGGCCATCAGCCACGGTCTGGTCGGCTATCTGGTGCGTACGCGGACCACATGGGAAGAGGCGGTGCGGGTGGTGTTCGACAGCAGGGCGGGCGGCACGGTGTTCCCGGACCACATGATCCGCCTCCTGATCGACCAGACACGCGCGGGTCTCGCCCACCCCTCGATCGCCGAACGGGACAGGCTCCTCATGGCAGACCTGTCCGCGCGCGAGACCGAGGTACTGGAACTCTTCGCGGAGGGTCTGTCGACCGCTGAGGTGGCTCGCAGACTCAGCTACGCCGAGCGCACCATCAAGACCGTTCTCAGCGGTGTGCTTCTGCGGCTCAACCTGCGAAATCGCGCGCACGCCGTCGCCTACGCACTGCGCATCGGCGCCATCTGA
- a CDS encoding nucleoside hydrolase: protein MLVIDTDPGLDDAHAMAMALTRSGKRPHIPVAAVCTVAGNVGIETVTANARWLLGAYGGDATRTPLYRGAAGPLAGPRSEAPDIHGADGLGEFSRWPVEHVQEHAAPAALALVETARRHPGETTLVALGPLTNVALALRLEPRLPQLLDRVVVMGGAIHGRGNLTISAEFNIGADPAAADLVFAGFPRLTLLSWETTLAHSFTPDEFASFFEGGSRAATTLRNIVANRFVTDPAYAERVDYVRADPLAMAVAVDPTVVTRAVQHRVYAEYRPESHSHGATAVDWRDTQQDRPTLTIVQELDRGRLLELLRI from the coding sequence GTGCTGGTAATAGACACTGACCCTGGGCTCGATGACGCCCACGCCATGGCCATGGCCCTGACTCGCTCGGGGAAGCGCCCGCACATTCCGGTGGCCGCCGTGTGCACGGTCGCAGGCAACGTCGGGATCGAGACCGTGACGGCCAACGCGAGATGGCTGCTCGGTGCCTACGGTGGCGACGCGACCCGTACCCCCCTGTACCGAGGTGCCGCAGGCCCTCTCGCAGGCCCGCGCTCCGAGGCTCCGGACATCCATGGAGCGGACGGACTCGGCGAGTTCAGCCGGTGGCCCGTCGAACACGTCCAGGAGCATGCCGCACCGGCGGCACTCGCCCTGGTCGAGACGGCCCGCCGCCATCCGGGCGAGACCACCCTTGTGGCGCTCGGCCCCCTCACCAACGTTGCCCTCGCCCTGCGGCTCGAACCGAGACTTCCCCAACTGCTCGACAGGGTGGTGGTGATGGGCGGCGCCATCCACGGCCGCGGCAACCTTACGATCAGCGCCGAGTTCAACATCGGTGCCGACCCGGCCGCGGCAGATCTGGTCTTCGCCGGCTTCCCCCGTCTCACCCTGCTCTCCTGGGAGACGACGCTGGCCCACTCCTTCACACCCGACGAGTTCGCGTCCTTCTTCGAGGGCGGGAGCAGGGCGGCCACGACTCTCCGGAACATCGTGGCGAACCGCTTCGTCACCGACCCGGCGTACGCCGAGCGTGTCGACTATGTGCGTGCCGATCCCCTGGCCATGGCGGTCGCGGTCGATCCCACGGTCGTGACTCGAGCGGTGCAGCACCGCGTCTACGCGGAGTACCGGCCGGAAAGCCACAGCCACGGTGCCACCGCCGTCGATTGGCGCGACACACAGCAGGACAGGCCCACTCTCACCATCGTTCAGGAACTCGACCGTGGCCGCCTGCTCGAACTGCTGCGGATCTGA
- a CDS encoding TetR/AcrR family transcriptional regulator, with product MSSPVKRRLTGQHHGDLRNALLRAALDLVAEHGPHGFTLAGASRRAGVSVAAPYKHFADRETLLAELATTGYREQRKRFAAAVATGGEPAEQLASFASAYVRFAAEEPALFDITFHAGLDKSRFADLAAAGDEVAGLLLPIARELTADADDAYDLLLRIAGAAHGLAEFFRQGLFGAGSETLTETEEKAARTARAITRPK from the coding sequence ATGAGTTCTCCCGTCAAGCGGCGACTTACCGGGCAGCACCACGGAGATCTGCGCAACGCCCTGCTGCGGGCAGCCCTGGACCTGGTCGCCGAGCACGGCCCGCACGGCTTCACCCTGGCCGGAGCGAGCCGCCGGGCGGGAGTGAGCGTCGCGGCGCCGTACAAGCACTTCGCCGACCGCGAGACCCTGCTGGCCGAACTCGCCACGACGGGATACCGCGAGCAACGGAAGCGCTTCGCAGCGGCTGTGGCCACCGGCGGGGAACCCGCGGAACAACTGGCGTCCTTCGCGTCCGCCTACGTCCGTTTCGCCGCCGAGGAACCGGCCCTGTTCGACATCACCTTCCACGCGGGCCTCGACAAATCCCGGTTCGCCGACCTGGCTGCGGCCGGCGACGAGGTGGCCGGCCTCCTGCTGCCCATCGCCCGAGAGTTGACCGCGGACGCGGACGACGCGTACGACCTGCTGCTCCGCATCGCCGGCGCCGCCCACGGCCTCGCCGAATTCTTCCGCCAGGGACTGTTCGGCGCGGGAAGCGAAACCCTCACGGAGACGGAGGAGAAGGCTGCCCGCACAGCCCGGGCGATCACCCGGCCGAAGTGA
- a CDS encoding VOC family protein — translation MGATMIAARFHHVSLSVADLAAQEAWYGDALGLTHVDERLEMPEADVRTVVLSGAAGLRVEFVQRPGSSPAAYDDPFAATAVQTFTHLAVQVPGLDAAFARLTEECGAVPVSPPAPGVTPGMRYAYVADPEGNLIELIELVGV, via the coding sequence ATGGGAGCCACCATGATCGCCGCCCGTTTCCACCATGTCAGCCTGTCGGTCGCGGACCTCGCGGCCCAGGAAGCCTGGTACGGCGACGCTCTCGGTCTCACGCACGTGGACGAACGCCTGGAGATGCCCGAGGCGGACGTCCGTACCGTCGTCCTGAGCGGCGCGGCCGGCCTGCGGGTGGAGTTCGTCCAGCGGCCCGGTTCGAGCCCCGCCGCGTACGACGATCCCTTCGCCGCCACCGCCGTGCAGACCTTCACCCACCTCGCGGTCCAAGTCCCCGGCCTCGACGCCGCGTTCGCCCGCTTGACCGAAGAATGCGGCGCGGTCCCGGTGTCACCGCCCGCACCCGGGGTGACCCCGGGCATGCGGTACGCCTACGTCGCCGACCCGGAGGGCAACCTCATCGAACTGATCGAACTGGTCGGAGTCTGA
- a CDS encoding AAA family ATPase, with product MHNGPSAPLVGRDQECAVFMSALEDLSAGRGRALLVEGEPGIGKTALMAAGLAAAEEAGHTVRTGTCDELSERLPLSVLFEALGVNSESAVPARARTGHAVRGGDGTGSVDRGGAIAAASGDPVAAAVERLLVLVDRLCAQGPLVLAVDDLQWADGTSLLVWRRLIRAVGQQPLLLVGTCRSVPQRAETDRLRRDLRDHGGMSVVLNRLGAPGVAELAGGLTGGYPPGPRLVAQLDLAAGNPLYVREMLDALTRANALEVQEGAIEVRAGAVADGGAAPGPGAGVMSPAEAIADRLDFLSADTRDVLRTAALFGSDFSVTDVSGVLGRPAAALAGPVREAVAAGVVESSGPRLRFRHGLLRQALYESLPAALRIALHRDAARSLIAANGPAERIAQLLLAAIDAADGWETDWVIDKAGVLARRAPVEAAALLEHASSHTREDDPRRPSLEDHLTSVNFLLARYDRAAEVARGVLARSTDPERRGRAVWTLGYVLLRTARPGEALTAVREVAAGLASGTPWYARLRAMEAMVDQASGRFEEGASTAAAALALGERLPDPMAVGYARHTLAMTCYARQDMQGCVEHISRGVDAIGTDPELLDLLLLLRTNQVAALSNLDRFGPAREVLGETRLLAERTGTSRLTSFTLLTGELACQTGDWDDALTEFAAVAAPDPAYAYLPVAAHGIAAVIAAHRDDRSLARHHLRAVEEIGDVPYRTNNLAYYFRARAAFAERDGDVAEVVTLLKEVVEPTYAVMDDRTTLLPLVARLALVVGDRALAGEALAILEAESDGSPLPRATAARDWCRGLLSGEPEPVLSAAAHYRTSGRRLEAAHTAEDAACLLAAGGDPLSAREALNEAMLTYTRLGARWDARRAAARLRQHGVRLGVRGARGRPRKGWEALTETESRIARLVALGRSNPDIAAELVLSRRTVETHVSHILAKLEVPSRREVADVAPAAGERPAAGRVH from the coding sequence ATGCACAACGGCCCTTCGGCACCTCTCGTTGGACGCGACCAGGAGTGCGCGGTCTTCATGTCGGCGCTTGAGGATCTCTCCGCAGGCCGGGGGCGCGCCCTGCTGGTGGAGGGTGAGCCGGGCATCGGCAAGACCGCGCTCATGGCGGCCGGGCTGGCCGCGGCGGAAGAGGCGGGTCACACCGTGCGCACCGGTACGTGCGACGAACTGTCGGAACGACTTCCCCTGTCCGTGCTGTTCGAGGCTCTGGGTGTCAACTCGGAATCAGCGGTCCCGGCCCGGGCCCGCACCGGTCACGCCGTGCGGGGCGGCGACGGGACGGGCTCCGTCGATCGGGGCGGAGCCATCGCGGCTGCCTCGGGGGACCCGGTGGCAGCCGCCGTCGAGCGGTTGCTCGTTCTCGTGGACCGGCTGTGCGCCCAGGGCCCGCTGGTACTCGCCGTGGACGACCTGCAATGGGCCGACGGGACGAGCCTGCTGGTGTGGCGGCGGCTGATCCGTGCTGTCGGGCAGCAGCCGTTGCTGCTCGTGGGAACCTGCCGCTCCGTACCGCAGCGAGCGGAGACAGACCGGCTGCGCCGTGATCTGCGGGACCACGGCGGGATGTCGGTCGTACTGAATCGACTGGGGGCGCCCGGAGTGGCGGAGCTGGCCGGCGGCCTGACCGGAGGGTACCCGCCGGGCCCCCGCCTGGTGGCCCAGCTCGACCTCGCGGCCGGCAACCCCCTGTACGTCAGGGAGATGCTGGACGCCCTGACCCGTGCGAACGCGCTGGAAGTGCAGGAAGGCGCCATCGAAGTGCGAGCAGGGGCAGTCGCCGACGGCGGCGCGGCCCCCGGCCCAGGGGCGGGCGTGATGTCACCAGCCGAGGCGATCGCCGACCGTCTGGACTTCCTGTCCGCCGACACCCGCGACGTCCTGCGGACCGCCGCCCTCTTCGGCTCCGACTTCTCCGTCACCGATGTCTCCGGCGTGCTCGGCCGCCCGGCCGCGGCGCTGGCCGGGCCGGTGCGGGAGGCGGTTGCCGCAGGCGTTGTGGAGTCCTCCGGCCCCCGGCTGCGGTTCCGCCACGGCCTGCTGCGCCAGGCGCTGTACGAGTCCTTGCCCGCCGCGCTGCGGATCGCGCTGCACCGTGACGCGGCACGGTCTCTGATCGCCGCGAACGGGCCGGCTGAGCGGATCGCGCAGTTGCTCCTCGCGGCGATCGACGCCGCGGACGGCTGGGAGACCGACTGGGTCATCGACAAGGCCGGTGTGCTCGCCCGCAGGGCTCCCGTCGAGGCTGCGGCCCTGTTGGAGCACGCTTCGTCGCACACCCGCGAGGACGACCCGCGACGGCCGTCGCTCGAAGATCACCTCACCTCGGTCAACTTCCTCCTGGCGCGGTACGACAGGGCCGCCGAGGTGGCCCGCGGAGTCCTCGCACGCAGCACGGACCCGGAGCGGCGCGGCCGGGCCGTGTGGACCCTCGGATACGTTCTGCTGCGCACGGCGCGGCCCGGGGAGGCCCTGACGGCGGTTCGTGAAGTGGCGGCAGGTCTCGCATCCGGCACTCCCTGGTACGCGAGGCTGCGGGCCATGGAGGCCATGGTCGACCAGGCGTCGGGCCGGTTCGAGGAGGGGGCGTCGACCGCTGCTGCGGCCCTCGCGCTCGGGGAACGCCTGCCGGATCCGATGGCCGTGGGGTACGCACGCCACACACTCGCCATGACGTGCTACGCCCGCCAGGACATGCAGGGCTGCGTGGAGCACATCTCCCGAGGCGTCGATGCCATCGGTACGGATCCCGAACTGCTCGACCTGCTGCTGCTGTTGCGGACCAACCAGGTCGCCGCACTGAGCAATCTGGACCGTTTCGGGCCGGCCCGCGAGGTGCTCGGTGAGACACGGCTGCTTGCTGAGCGGACCGGTACCTCCCGGCTCACCTCGTTCACCCTCCTGACCGGTGAACTCGCCTGTCAGACGGGCGACTGGGACGACGCCCTCACCGAGTTCGCGGCGGTGGCCGCTCCCGACCCCGCCTACGCCTATCTGCCGGTCGCCGCACACGGAATCGCCGCGGTGATCGCCGCGCATCGCGACGACCGGAGCCTGGCGCGGCACCATCTGCGCGCTGTGGAGGAGATCGGGGACGTCCCCTACCGCACGAACAACCTCGCCTATTACTTCAGGGCGCGCGCCGCATTCGCGGAACGGGACGGTGACGTGGCGGAGGTGGTGACGCTGCTCAAGGAAGTCGTCGAGCCCACCTATGCGGTGATGGACGACCGCACGACGCTGCTTCCGCTGGTGGCCAGACTCGCTCTCGTCGTCGGCGACCGGGCGCTGGCCGGCGAAGCGCTGGCCATCCTGGAGGCCGAATCCGATGGCAGCCCGCTGCCCCGGGCCACGGCGGCCCGCGACTGGTGCCGGGGGCTGCTTTCCGGCGAACCTGAGCCGGTGCTGTCGGCCGCCGCGCACTACCGGACGTCCGGGCGGCGGCTGGAGGCGGCGCACACGGCCGAGGACGCCGCATGTCTGCTGGCCGCCGGGGGCGATCCCCTTTCCGCGCGGGAGGCGTTGAACGAGGCCATGCTGACGTACACCCGTCTCGGGGCCAGGTGGGATGCGCGGCGCGCGGCGGCCCGGCTGCGTCAGCACGGGGTCCGGCTCGGTGTCCGCGGAGCGCGGGGGCGCCCGCGGAAGGGCTGGGAGGCGCTGACGGAGACCGAGTCCCGCATCGCGCGGCTGGTCGCACTCGGCCGTTCCAATCCTGATATCGCCGCCGAACTCGTTCTGTCGCGACGGACGGTGGAGACCCATGTCTCGCACATCCTGGCCAAGCTGGAAGTGCCCTCACGACGAGAGGTCGCCGACGTGGCACCGGCGGCGGGTGAGCGTCCGGCGGCAGGCCGCGTGCACTGA
- a CDS encoding LuxR C-terminal-related transcriptional regulator, which produces MARVQSVTVLSLLPALEEALAAGVIGSTSDRFMFLSPGLSHRLRTEIPAPVRQALLRGVPVPRPREHVMGTGGAGADIEAEPGRESGPVARATEQTPDSLVSALLLSQDNPGRPLDPRSEAAMRRTLVRTPGSPGDTADGGTDGALILSLFGHKETEQRDRARAIATKRGQGASSVVAALILSNLEWAAGHVDQALEWGDRAQRMDHTALPVSWRPYPSLALADKLAHLGRFAEGETELTHTRELAERLDHPWARAESAIVRGRLLAGMGRTEEAEAEVRTGVALALRVSAHLPASQGLSLLSLLSLARGRWSEAADQIGRARSQLDLQPGTLPPVRHSWADFRVTTTDMDASGALGLFAKRFPDLLAKPSLFLLNPEVSARLVRLGLAAGEYGLAAAVTRQVTRLADQNPGQAGLAATARHAWALLHQDPDALEHAALQHVAPWASAAASEDLGGMLLKRREHRHTARRHLRTARERYHAIGALVSAARVESLLQDAGEDSPRHVGVSQPPASGREQRRSRARSVLTEAEHRIACLVAEGLTNQQVAKRVSRSPHTVNYHLRQIFRKLDVDSRVKLARILHP; this is translated from the coding sequence GTGGCCCGGGTACAGTCCGTGACCGTGCTCTCCTTGTTGCCTGCGCTTGAAGAGGCGCTCGCCGCAGGAGTGATCGGGTCGACCAGCGACCGGTTCATGTTTCTCTCGCCCGGCCTGAGCCACAGACTCAGGACCGAGATCCCCGCGCCTGTGCGGCAGGCCCTGCTGCGCGGTGTGCCCGTCCCCCGGCCCCGCGAGCACGTCATGGGCACCGGAGGCGCAGGAGCCGACATCGAGGCTGAACCCGGCCGGGAGAGCGGACCGGTGGCGAGGGCGACGGAGCAGACCCCGGACTCCCTGGTGTCAGCCCTCCTGCTGTCACAGGACAACCCGGGCCGGCCTCTCGACCCGCGCAGCGAGGCCGCGATGCGGCGGACATTGGTCCGAACGCCCGGCTCACCCGGGGACACCGCGGACGGGGGCACCGATGGCGCGCTGATTCTTTCGCTGTTCGGCCACAAAGAGACGGAGCAGCGGGACCGGGCGCGGGCCATCGCCACGAAGCGGGGGCAGGGTGCCTCGTCCGTCGTAGCGGCATTGATCCTGTCGAACCTGGAGTGGGCGGCGGGCCACGTCGATCAGGCGCTTGAGTGGGGAGACCGGGCCCAGCGGATGGACCACACTGCCCTGCCGGTCTCCTGGCGCCCCTATCCCTCCCTCGCCCTGGCCGACAAGCTGGCCCATCTCGGCCGATTCGCGGAAGGCGAGACCGAGCTCACTCACACGCGGGAGCTGGCCGAGCGGCTCGACCATCCGTGGGCGAGGGCAGAGTCAGCGATCGTTCGCGGCCGGCTGCTTGCGGGCATGGGCCGTACCGAAGAGGCCGAGGCCGAAGTTCGCACGGGGGTGGCACTGGCACTGCGCGTGAGCGCCCACCTGCCCGCCTCGCAGGGGCTCTCCCTGCTGTCCCTGCTCTCTCTCGCCCGTGGCCGATGGTCCGAGGCCGCGGACCAGATCGGGCGAGCTCGCTCCCAACTCGACTTACAGCCCGGCACGTTGCCGCCGGTGCGACACAGCTGGGCGGATTTCCGCGTCACGACCACCGATATGGACGCGAGCGGGGCGCTCGGCCTGTTCGCCAAGCGGTTCCCCGACCTGCTGGCCAAGCCGTCCCTCTTCCTGCTCAACCCTGAAGTATCCGCGCGCCTGGTGCGTCTCGGCCTGGCCGCGGGCGAATACGGACTGGCCGCGGCGGTCACCCGGCAGGTCACCCGGCTCGCGGACCAGAACCCCGGACAGGCTGGACTCGCCGCCACTGCCAGGCACGCCTGGGCGCTGTTGCACCAAGACCCCGACGCTCTGGAACACGCGGCCCTCCAGCACGTTGCGCCCTGGGCCTCCGCGGCTGCCAGCGAGGATCTGGGTGGCATGCTTCTGAAACGGCGGGAGCACCGTCACACGGCGCGGCGGCACCTGAGGACTGCCCGGGAGCGCTACCACGCCATCGGCGCGCTCGTCTCGGCAGCTCGTGTCGAGTCGCTGCTTCAGGACGCCGGGGAGGACAGTCCGCGACACGTCGGCGTCTCCCAGCCGCCCGCCTCGGGCCGGGAACAGCGCCGGTCCCGGGCCCGCTCCGTGCTTACGGAGGCCGAGCACCGGATCGCCTGCCTGGTGGCTGAGGGTCTGACCAATCAACAAGTGGCGAAGAGGGTTTCGCGGTCGCCACACACCGTCAACTATCACCTGCGCCAGATCTTCCGGAAACTCGACGTGGACTCGCGCGTCAAATTGGCTCGCATACTGCATCCCTGA